The following coding sequences are from one Candidatus Nitrohelix vancouverensis window:
- a CDS encoding aminotransferase class V-fold PLP-dependent enzyme yields MLNTTDSHARFPVTRNRIFFDHARVAPLPQCVRDAIHEFTQDACEHGNAHYLDWMAGVAQTRNRFAKLINARLDEVAFVKNTSEGISIVANGLDWKPGDNVVIPDIEFPANVYPWQNLKRHGVETRFVRAVEGRVLFDDIVAQTDSRTRIISISSVECNSGFRNDLHRIGMFCKESGILFCVDAIQSLGILPMDVKRDGIDFLSADGHKWLLGLEGLGGFYISKEALERVYPVTVGWGSVVDSQNFMHYDFTFRPDAQRFEEGSANTLSIHALGAALELFEQEGIERIEKRIMELGDIAIRHLQKRDIKIASSTIPEERSGIISFVPDVDLNPLLKFMMSHSVSMTARDGLARISPHFYNSEDEIDHFFDLLDRFKA; encoded by the coding sequence ATGCTGAACACCACCGACTCCCATGCGCGTTTTCCCGTCACGCGCAACCGGATTTTTTTTGATCACGCGCGCGTCGCGCCCTTGCCGCAATGCGTGCGCGACGCCATTCATGAATTCACGCAGGACGCCTGCGAACACGGCAACGCGCATTATCTGGACTGGATGGCGGGCGTGGCGCAGACCCGCAACCGATTCGCAAAACTGATAAACGCCAGACTGGATGAAGTGGCTTTCGTGAAAAACACGTCTGAAGGCATCTCTATCGTCGCCAATGGACTGGACTGGAAGCCGGGCGATAACGTAGTCATCCCAGACATCGAATTCCCCGCCAACGTCTATCCCTGGCAGAATCTGAAACGCCACGGCGTCGAAACCCGTTTCGTGCGCGCTGTCGAAGGCAGGGTGCTGTTCGACGACATCGTCGCGCAAACCGATTCGCGCACCCGCATCATTTCCATCAGTTCAGTCGAATGCAATTCCGGTTTTCGCAACGACCTGCATCGTATCGGCATGTTCTGCAAGGAAAGCGGCATCCTCTTCTGCGTCGACGCAATCCAGAGCCTCGGCATCCTTCCCATGGACGTGAAGCGCGACGGCATCGATTTTCTTTCGGCAGACGGACACAAATGGCTGTTGGGTCTTGAAGGGCTCGGCGGATTTTATATTTCCAAAGAGGCGCTTGAACGGGTGTATCCCGTGACGGTGGGATGGGGTAGCGTCGTCGATTCGCAAAATTTCATGCACTATGATTTTACCTTCCGACCCGACGCGCAACGTTTCGAGGAGGGCAGCGCCAACACGCTGAGCATTCACGCGCTGGGCGCGGCTCTGGAACTGTTTGAACAGGAGGGAATCGAAAGAATTGAAAAGCGGATTATGGAACTTGGCGATATCGCGATTCGGCACCTGCAAAAACGCGACATCAAAATCGCCAGCTCCACAATTCCCGAAGAACGTTCAGGGATTATCTCTTTCGTTCCCGACGTCGATTTGAATCCATTGCTGAAATTCATGATGAGTCATTCCGTGTCGATGACCGCGCGCGACGGGCTGGCGCGCATCTCTCCGCATTTTTACAACTCAGAGGATGAGATCGATCATTTCTTCGACCTGCTCGACCGATTCAAAGCCTAG